Proteins encoded by one window of Aspergillus chevalieri M1 DNA, chromosome 6, nearly complete sequence:
- a CDS encoding acyl-CoA dehydrogenase family protein (COG:I;~EggNog:ENOG410PMQT;~InterPro:IPR006091,IPR009075,IPR013786,IPR009100, IPR036250,IPR037069;~PFAM:PF02770,PF00441,PF02771;~go_function: GO:0016627 - oxidoreductase activity, acting on the CH-CH group of donors [Evidence IEA];~go_function: GO:0050660 - flavin adenine dinucleotide binding [Evidence IEA];~go_process: GO:0055114 - oxidation-reduction process [Evidence IEA]) translates to MKPPAAPYSSPLLPQLPLQNPYYNPLHHNLRASVRSYIETSIAPYAQEWEEAGQVPESVRRRHCELGFSIVHPLTTPEDAGGLSLPGTVPFDKWDTWCSLILTEELTRTGFVGVVWGLGGGNAIGGPPVARFGTVEQRRRWLPGIAKGEVRFCLGITEPDAGSDVANIQTTAKREGNYYIVNGAKKWITNGIWADYCTAAVRTGGPGKGGISLLVIPLKAPGVTRQRMHNSGVNASGSTFIELDDVRVPVDHLIGEENKGFPLIMSNFNPERLSLACASLQLARVCAEDAFNYAIQRETFGSPLIRKQAIQSKIFKFGLMIEPAYAFMEQLAHILELTKDQPVDNVRIGGMTALLKVMATRALEKSVREAQQILGGAGYNRAGKGARVEQISRDMRVHVVGGGSEEIMMGLALQEELKALKTRWKALESRKSKM, encoded by the exons ATGAAGCCCCCAGCCGCCCCCTACAGCTcacccctcctcccccaacTCCCCCTCCAAAACCCCTACTACAACCCCCTCCACCACAATCTCCGCGCCTCCGTCCGCTCCTACATCGAAACCTCCATCGCCCCCTACGCCCAAGAATGGGAAGAAGCGGGTCAAGTTCCCGAATCcgtccgccgccgccacTGCGAACTAGGCTTCAGCATTGTGCACCCGCTCACAACTCCCGAAGATGCGGGTGGTCTGTCGCTGCCGGGAACCGTGCCATTTGATAAGTGGGATACGTGGTGCAGTTTGATTTTGACAGAGGAGCTTACGAGGACTGGTTTTGTGGGTGTTGTTTGGGGATTGGGTGGTGGAAATGCGATTGGGGGGCCGCCGGTTGCGAGGTTTGGGACTGTGGAGcagaggaggaggtggttgCCGGGGATTGCGAAGGGGGAGGTGAGATTTTGCTTAGGGATTACAGAGCCTGATG CTGGGTCGGATGTTGCGAATATTCAGACTACGGCGAAACGCGAGGGAAATTACTATATCGTCAACGGTGCGAAAAAGTGGATTACCAACGGTATCTGGGCTGATTACTGTACGGCTGCTGTTCGAACTGGGGGACCGGGTAAGGGTGGAATCAGTTTGTTGGTGATTCCTCTGAAGGCGCCTGGGGTTACTCGTCAACGGATGCACAATTCGGGTGTCAATGCCAGCG GATCAACATTTATTGAGCTCGACGATGTCCGTGTTCCGGTTGACCATCTAATTGGGGAAGAGAACAAAggattcccattgatcatgtCGA ACTTCAACCCTGAGCGCCTCAGTCTCGCATGCGCCTCTCTACAACTAGCCCGTGTATGCGCAGAAGACGCCTTCAACTACGCCATCCAACGCGAAACATTCGGCTCCCCCCTGATCAGGAAGCAAGCCATCCAATCCAAAATCTTCAAGTTCGGCCTAATGATCGAACCCGCTTACGCATTCATGGAACAACTCGCGCACATCCTCGAACTCACCAAAGACCAACCCGTGGACAATGTCAGAATCGGGGGTATGACGGCTCTTCTCAAAGTAATGGCGACTAGGGCTCTTGAGAAGAGTGTCCGCGAAGCACAACAGATTCTGGGTGGTGCTGGTTATAATAGGGCTGGGAAGGGAGCACGGGTCGAGCAGATTAGTCGGGATATGAGGGTCCATGTTGTTGGGGGTGGGAGTGAGGAAATCATGATGGGGTTGGCGTTACAAGAGGAGCTGAAGGCTCTTAAGACGAGATGGAAGGCGTTGGAGAGTCGGAAGTCGAAGATGTAG
- the cyn1 gene encoding putative cyanate hydratase (COG:E;~EggNog:ENOG410PP37;~InterPro:IPR036581,IPR010982,IPR003712,IPR008076;~PFAM:PF02560;~go_function: GO:0003677 - DNA binding [Evidence IEA];~go_function: GO:0008824 - cyanate hydratase activity [Evidence IEA];~go_process: GO:0009439 - cyanate metabolic process [Evidence IEA]) codes for MSLATLDNSRQTSQHPSLPTASITLFNAKASKKLTFEQIGHHLNRSEVAAAAIFYGQAKASSEDIHNLSSLLEIPKPLLEEQLGGFPDRGRSVEMPPREPLIYRLYEIVQNYGYAYKAVLNEKFGDGIMSAVSFSTKVEKETDEGGNDWAVITLRGKWLPFSRF; via the exons ATGTCCCTCGCAACTCTCGAT AACTCGCGTCAGACATCGCAACACCCCTCCCTCCCTACCGCATCCATAACCCTCTTCAACGCTAAAGCCAGCAAAAAGCTCACCTTTGAGCAAATTGGCCACCATCTCAACCGCTCCGAAGTagccgccgccgccatctTCTACGGTCAGGCCAAAGCCTCTTCCGAAGACATCCACAACCTGTCCTCTCTCCTTGAGATCCCAAAACCGTTGCTTGAAGAACAGCTGGGTGGCTTTCCGGACCGGGGTAGATCCGTGGAGATGCCACCCCGGGAGCCGTTGATCTATCGATTGTATGAGATCGTGCAGAACTATGGGTATGCGTATAAGGCGGTTTTGAATGAGAAGTTTGGGGATGGAATTATGAGTGCAGTTTCGTTTTCGACGAAGGTGGAGAAGGAGACGGATGAGGGGGGAAATGATTGGGCTGTTATTACGTTGAGGGGGAAGTG GTTGCCATTCTCGAGATTCTAA